The following coding sequences lie in one Xiphophorus maculatus strain JP 163 A chromosome 4, X_maculatus-5.0-male, whole genome shotgun sequence genomic window:
- the LOC102237962 gene encoding vitamin D 25-hydroxylase, producing the protein MVSLKSPSLMPVTRAEALLALSCLAVVLLAFLLVRQLVKQRRPPGFPPGPSPIPIIGNIFSLATEPHVFLKRQSEVHGQIFSLDLGGIMTVVLNGYDCVKECLYHQSEVFADRPSLPLFHKMTKMGGLLNCKYGKGWIDHRKLACNSFRYYGSSQKLFERRITEECMFLVDSIDKYKGKPFNPKHLVTNAVSNITNLIIFGQRFTYDDSNFQHMIEIFSENVELAVSGWALLYNAFPWIEYLPFGKHQKLFHNAAEVYDFLQKVIIGFSQGRVPHAPRHYVDAYLDELEQNAGDPRSSFTYENLIYSVGELIIAGTETTTNTLRWAMLYMALYPNIQERVHREIDSVLTNGRPPSLEDKHRMPYVEAVLHEILRFCNIVPLGIFRATSQDAKVNGYTIPKGTMVITNLYSVHFDEKYWSEPGVFLPERFLDNSGNFIRREAFLPFSLGRRHCVGEQLARMEMFLFFTTLLQRFHLQFPPRTVPTVTPKLGMTLQPKPYSICAIRRQQRFQCSEGTPYHK; encoded by the exons ATGGTTTCCCTAAAATCTCCGTCCCTGATGCCGGTGACCCGCGCGGAGGCGCTGCTCGCTCTGAGCTGCCTGGCTGTCGTTCTCCTCGCATTCCTGCTGGTGCGCCAGCTCGTCAAGCAGAGGAGACCCCCTGGGTTTCCTCCCGGTCCATCTCCCATTCCAATCataggaaacattttttctctcgCCACTGAGCCGCACGTCTTTCTCAAGAGGCAAAGCGAAGTTCACGGGCAG attttcagtcTTGACCTGGGAGGCATAATGACCGTGGTATTAAATGGTTATGATTGTGTAAAAGAATGCCTTTATCACCAGAGTGAGGTTTTTGCTGATCGCCCTTCTCTGCCACTATTtcataaaatgaccaaaatggGTG GTCTTCTAAACTGTAAGTACGGGAAAGGCTGGATTGATCATCGCAAGCTGGCCTGCAACTCTTTCCGTTACTATGGCAGCAGCCAGAAACTGTTTGAGCGAAGAATCACAGAAGAGTGCATGTTCTTAGTTGATTCTATTGACAAATACAAGGGGAAACCCTTCAACCCAAAACACCTTGTAACCAACGCCGTGTCAAACATCACCAATCTGATCATCTTTGGCCAGCGTTTCACCTACGATGACAGCAACTTCCAGCATATGATTGAGATCTTCAGTGAAAACGTGGAGCTGGCTGTCAGCGGCTGGGCTCTCCTCTACAACGCCTTTCCTTGGATTGAATATCTGCCCTTTGGAAAACACCAGAAGCTGTTCCACAATGCTGCTGAGGTGTACGACTTCCTGCAAAAGGTTATAATAGGATTTTCCCAAGGCAGGGTGCCCCATGCACCACGGCACTATGTTGATGCCTATTTGGACGAGTTGGAGCAGAACGCAGGAGATCCCAGGAGTTCTTTTACTTATGAGAACCTCATCTATTCCGTGGGGGAGCTCATTATCGCCGGCACAGAGACCACAACCAACACCCTGCGTTGGGCTATGCTGTACATGGCCCTCTACCCCAACATACAAG AGAGGGTGCACAGAGAGATCGACAGTGTGCTGACCAATGGGAGGCCACCTTCTCTCGAGGACAAGCACAGGATGCCCTACGTGGAGGCTGTTCTGCATGAGATCCTTCGCTTCTGCAACATTGTGCCTCTTGGTATCTTCCGAGCCACCTCCCAGGATGCAAAAGTCAATGGGTACACGATTCCTAAAGGAACCATGGTGATCACAAACCTCTACTCAGTGCACTTTGATGAGAAGTACTGGAGCGAACCAGGAGTCTTCTTACCAGAAAGGTTTCTGGACAACAGTGGCAATTTCATAAGGCGTGAGGCCTTCCTTCCGTTCTCGTTAG ggAGGCGTCACTGTGTGGGTGAGCAGCTGGCCCGAATGGAAATGTTCCTATTTTTCACCACATTGCTGCAGAGGTTTCATCTTCAGTTCCCTCCACGAACCGTTCCAACTGTAACTCCCAAACTTGGAATGACCCTACAGCCCAAACCTTACTCCATTTGTGCTATCCGCAGGCAGCAGAGGTTTCAATGCTCTGAAGGCACTCCTTACCACAAGTAG
- the LOC102238223 gene encoding calcitonin gene-related peptide-like isoform X1 gives MSMLKLRTLLLGYALFFCQTSSNAAPSSKESMSDGVTLLNKDAEMLLRAIKEFVQITSDEPAKQPADGESNSTTQKRACNTATCVTHRLADFLSRSGGLGHSNFVPTNVGAQAFGRRKRHGLMQDQIHAQ, from the exons ATGAGCATGCTTAAACTCAGGACACTCCTTCTCGGTTATGCCCTTTTTTTCTGCCAGACGTCCTCGAATGCGGCACCATCCAG TAAGGAGTCCATGTCAGATGGGGTCACACTATTGAACAAGGATGCTGAAATGTTACTCAGAGCTATCAAAGAGTTCGTGCAGATAACCTCAGATGAACCAGCAAAACAACCAGCTGACGGGGAGAG caatTCGACAACACAAAAACGGGCATGCAACACGGCGACCTGTGTGACGCACCGCTTGGCTGACTTTTTGAGTCGCTCAGGTGGACTTGGACACAGCAACtttgttcccacaaatgttggTGCCCAAGCATTTGGCAGAAGAAAGCGGCATGGCCTGATGCAAGACCAGATACATG CTCAATAG
- the LOC102238223 gene encoding calcitonin-1-like isoform X2: protein MSMLKLRTLLLGYALFFCQTSSNAAPSSKESMSDGVTLLNKDAEMLLRAIKEFVQITSDEPAKQPADGESWNRPVSKRCTGLSTCVLGRLSQDIHKLQTYPRTDVGAGTPGKRRSLSELYENYVSTYN from the exons ATGAGCATGCTTAAACTCAGGACACTCCTTCTCGGTTATGCCCTTTTTTTCTGCCAGACGTCCTCGAATGCGGCACCATCCAG TAAGGAGTCCATGTCAGATGGGGTCACACTATTGAACAAGGATGCTGAAATGTTACTCAGAGCTATCAAAGAGTTCGTGCAGATAACCTCAGATGAACCAGCAAAACAACCAGCTGACGGGGAGAG CTGGAATAGACCCGTGTCAAAGCGCTGCACCGGCTTGAGCACGTGTGTGCTTGGCAGACTGTCCCAGGATATTCACAAACTGCAAACCTATCCTCGCACTGATGTGGGAGCAGGGACCCCCGGCAAGAGAAGAAGCCTTTCTGAGCTATATGAAAACTACGTCAGCACATACAATTGA